GCCGACCACCGCGGCAAGCGCGAGGATCGAGGGCAGGCCGATGGCGATCGCGATCGGTGCACCGATGCCGATGAGGACGACGACTCCGGCGATCAGGATGATCGCGGCGAGGGTTGCGGGATCCATGGCTCAGGCCCCCTTCTGCTCGGCCGCGTCGATGGCGGCCTCGGTCTGGGCGTCGTCGCCGGCGAGCATGTCCTCGCCGCGCGCGGCGCGCACCAGGTCCTCGAGGGCGAACAGGGCCATGAGCACACCCGCGATCGGCAGGGCGAGGTACATCTGCCCCACGGTGACGGGCAGGCCGGGGATCGCCTGGTCCCAGGAGATCGCCATGCCGCGGAGGCCGCCCCAGGTCAGGCCCAGCAGCGCGAAAGCCAGCACCGAGACCTGCGCGCGGATGTTGGTGATGCGCTGGGCGGGACGCGGCATCAGGCGGGCGAAGAAGTCCACCGCCACGTGGCCGCGCTCCCCGAACACCATCGCGACGGCGAAGAGCACCAGCCAGATGAACAGGTACTGGGAGAAGGTGGTGGTCCAGGCGCTCGGGGCCTGCAGCACCTGCCGGGTGAACACCTGCCACATCACCACGACCACCAGCACCACGAACAGCACGATGCTGATCCAGGTCAGTCCCGTGACGAGCTTCCTGCGCGGCTCGCTCATCGCTCCGCCCCCATGTCCTCGGCGAGCGCGCGCACGCGCTCGTACAGGTCCTCGTCCTCCGGGGTGGCCAGGAACGACCGCCCCACCTCCTCGATCGCCGGCCCGAAGGCCTCGCGGTCGGTGTAGACGTGGCGGGAGCCCTGGGTGAAGCCGCCGAGCACGCGCAGGCGCCGCTCGTCCTCGAGGGAGGAGAACAGCTCACCCACGATCGACTCGTCGCCGAGCACGGCGGTCTGGTGCGCGATGTCC
This genomic interval from Brachybacterium aquaticum contains the following:
- a CDS encoding TRAP transporter small permease; the protein is MSEPRRKLVTGLTWISIVLFVVLVVVVMWQVFTRQVLQAPSAWTTTFSQYLFIWLVLFAVAMVFGERGHVAVDFFARLMPRPAQRITNIRAQVSVLAFALLGLTWGGLRGMAISWDQAIPGLPVTVGQMYLALPIAGVLMALFALEDLVRAARGEDMLAGDDAQTEAAIDAAEQKGA